In Trichocoleus sp., the genomic stretch ATACGCCAGCGAAACACTCATGCAGTGCATACAGGAAATGGTGTAGAGCAGTGAGCCGATCGGGTGATCCAGATTGCCGCTTACGTCGGTCGTCGCGTGAATGTCCTGCATCAGGTAAACGCCATCCGATCGCAATGCTCGGCAGATATTTTGCAGCACGACATCCGGTTTCGCCTGATCGTGAATTGCATCA encodes the following:
- a CDS encoding transcriptional regulator yields the protein DAIHDQAKPDVVLQNICRALRSDGVYLMQDIHATTDVSGNLDHPIGSLLYTISCMHCMSVSLAYGGMGLGAMWGKEKALELLANAGFRQVEIKQLAHDFQNDYYIIRKH